One window of Desulfarculus baarsii DSM 2075 genomic DNA carries:
- a CDS encoding sigma-70 family RNA polymerase sigma factor, which produces MAASREERFVDPGLDTPVTYFKEVEGRDLLTPERELELGKTIHDGRNEILTKSLVIISRFQEAEDTCRRITDWLEDSHKSPLSVEDVMAEAKDQVSRCCRRLGEKKVDVEQLVRDINRARREVEAAVSEMVEANLRLAVSIAKKYTFRGLSFADLIQEGNIGLMKAVNRYDYRTGYRFSTFASWWIRQTISRAIYDQARTIRIPIHLLELRSKYFRVYYGLLKELGREPTPKEVAEKVGITEDKVKEIINLTLDSTSLETPVGEDGDELGDFIENKDAEDPFSMVGETEMHGHLEAALDSLDGRERRILEMRFGLGDEDEHTLEEVGQVFGLSRERVRQIEKKALQRLRHPQWRTILEDHVGC; this is translated from the coding sequence ATGGCTGCCAGCCGTGAAGAAAGATTCGTCGATCCGGGTCTTGACACGCCGGTGACCTATTTCAAGGAAGTGGAAGGCCGCGACCTGCTCACCCCCGAAAGGGAGCTGGAGTTGGGCAAGACCATCCACGACGGGCGCAACGAGATCCTGACCAAATCGCTGGTGATCATCAGCCGCTTCCAAGAGGCCGAGGACACCTGCCGGCGCATCACCGATTGGCTGGAGGACTCTCACAAGTCGCCGCTGTCGGTGGAGGACGTCATGGCCGAGGCCAAGGACCAGGTCTCGCGTTGCTGCCGCCGCCTGGGCGAGAAAAAGGTCGATGTCGAGCAACTGGTGCGCGACATCAACCGCGCCCGCCGTGAGGTGGAGGCCGCCGTCAGCGAGATGGTCGAGGCCAACCTGCGCCTGGCCGTGTCCATCGCCAAGAAATACACCTTCCGGGGCCTGTCGTTCGCCGACCTGATCCAGGAAGGCAACATCGGCCTGATGAAGGCGGTCAACCGTTACGACTATCGCACCGGCTACCGCTTCAGCACCTTCGCCTCGTGGTGGATCCGCCAGACCATCAGCCGGGCCATCTACGACCAGGCGCGGACGATCCGCATCCCCATCCACCTGTTGGAGCTGCGCAGCAAATACTTCCGCGTCTACTACGGCCTGCTCAAGGAGCTGGGCCGCGAGCCCACCCCCAAGGAGGTGGCCGAAAAAGTCGGCATCACCGAGGACAAGGTCAAGGAGATCATCAACCTGACCCTGGACTCCACCTCACTGGAGACCCCGGTGGGCGAGGACGGCGACGAACTGGGCGACTTCATCGAGAACAAGGACGCCGAGGATCCCTTCTCGATGGTCGGCGAGACCGAGATGCACGGCCACCTGGAGGCCGCCCTGGATTCGCTGGACGGCCGCGAGCGCCGCATCCTCGAGATGCGCTTCGGTCTGGGCGACGAGGACGAGCACACCCTCGAGGAAGTTGGCCAGGTCTTTGGCCTCTCGCGCGAGCGCGTGCGCCAGATCGAGAAAAAGGCCCTGCAACGCCTGCGTCATCCCCAGTGGCGCACCATCCTCGAAGACCACGTCGGCTGCTGA
- a CDS encoding DMT family transporter → MAWLYVFLAGLLEVAFAVCLKLSDSFSRWPYTVAFICLSGLSLWLLTLAMRAIPFGVCYAAWTGIGVLGTTLIGVVWFDDPLNWTRIAFTLTLLGSIVGLRLTA, encoded by the coding sequence ATGGCTTGGCTTTACGTGTTTTTGGCGGGCCTGTTGGAAGTGGCCTTCGCGGTGTGCCTCAAGCTTTCCGACAGCTTCAGCCGCTGGCCCTACACCGTGGCCTTCATCTGTCTGTCGGGCCTTTCGCTGTGGTTGCTGACCCTGGCCATGCGCGCGATCCCCTTTGGCGTGTGCTACGCGGCGTGGACGGGCATCGGCGTGCTGGGCACCACGCTCATCGGCGTGGTCTGGTTTGACGATCCGCTCAACTGGACCAGAATCGCCTTCACCCTGACCCTGCTGGGCTCGATCGTCGGCCTGCGCCTGACAGCCTGA
- a CDS encoding methyl-accepting chemotaxis protein → MKKMTLGAKMFSGFAVILLLLVIVAGAGWVSLQAVAGRVENREDVNKIAALMAEARRNEKNFIIRGDKQSATATLENAERIKAQALATKDVFEDEINRRQMDQVVAAAENYEKVFAGYVAMGEKCDQVMEAMRAKARQALADTEAIVVDQQKQLVESMAADKTAMDQLLAREHTPEEMAALRAKSESFTAAKLANLRDANQMVEWFLEARKAEKEYIISHGEQKWHEENEKLIDQIIALAKAMEARLVQQAHKDQMAGIASALHDYHENFDEYSELIGQQKQADQAMIAAARQTQEMCAAALEDQKGKLNAASASAKLTMGGGAGVGLVAGLLLAFFITRSVTKPINEVIRGLSNGSAQVAAAAGQVSGASQSLAEGASQQAASLEETSSSLEEMGSMTKHNADSARQADALTRETIATVHEAVQAMSDLRVAMDRISATSDQTSKIIKTIDEIAFQTNLLALNAAVEAARAGEAGAGFAVVADEVRNLAMRAAEAAKNTTALIEESLSNIREGSQLVGRTDDAFGRVSQSAMKVGELVGEIAAASREQAQGIEQINMAASEMDRVTQLNAANAEESAAASEELSAQAEQMLGHVNDLAALVGGASGNGASSAQYQLPPAAARPVAPAHQALPAAQSAKAVKPAATLRLPASAARSASHEVDDDSFSEF, encoded by the coding sequence ATGAAGAAGATGACTCTTGGCGCCAAGATGTTCAGTGGATTCGCCGTCATTCTGCTGCTGCTGGTGATTGTGGCGGGGGCGGGGTGGGTCAGCCTGCAGGCGGTTGCCGGCCGCGTGGAAAACCGCGAAGACGTCAACAAGATCGCCGCGCTGATGGCCGAGGCCCGCCGCAACGAGAAAAACTTCATCATCCGCGGCGACAAACAATCCGCCACCGCCACCCTGGAAAACGCCGAGCGGATCAAGGCCCAGGCCCTGGCCACCAAGGACGTCTTCGAGGACGAAATCAACCGCCGGCAGATGGACCAGGTCGTGGCCGCCGCTGAAAACTACGAGAAGGTTTTTGCCGGCTACGTGGCCATGGGCGAAAAGTGCGACCAGGTCATGGAGGCCATGCGGGCCAAGGCCAGGCAGGCCCTGGCCGACACCGAGGCCATCGTCGTCGATCAGCAAAAGCAACTCGTCGAGAGCATGGCCGCCGACAAGACCGCCATGGACCAACTCCTGGCCCGCGAGCACACGCCCGAGGAGATGGCCGCCCTGCGCGCCAAATCCGAATCTTTCACCGCCGCCAAGCTGGCCAACCTGCGCGACGCCAACCAGATGGTCGAATGGTTCCTCGAGGCCCGCAAGGCCGAAAAGGAATACATCATCAGCCACGGCGAACAAAAATGGCACGAGGAAAACGAAAAGCTCATCGACCAGATCATCGCCCTGGCCAAGGCCATGGAGGCCCGGTTGGTCCAGCAGGCGCACAAGGACCAGATGGCCGGCATCGCCTCCGCCCTGCACGACTATCACGAAAACTTCGATGAATACTCCGAGCTGATTGGCCAGCAGAAGCAGGCCGACCAGGCCATGATCGCCGCCGCCCGCCAGACCCAGGAAATGTGCGCGGCCGCCCTGGAGGACCAGAAGGGCAAGCTGAACGCCGCCTCGGCTTCGGCCAAGCTGACCATGGGCGGCGGGGCCGGCGTGGGCCTGGTGGCCGGCCTGCTCCTGGCCTTCTTCATCACTCGCAGCGTCACCAAGCCCATCAACGAAGTCATCCGCGGCCTCAGCAACGGCTCGGCCCAGGTGGCCGCGGCGGCCGGCCAGGTCTCGGGGGCCAGCCAGTCCCTGGCCGAGGGCGCTTCCCAGCAGGCGGCCTCGCTGGAGGAGACCAGCTCCTCGCTGGAGGAGATGGGCTCGATGACCAAGCACAACGCCGATTCGGCCCGCCAGGCCGACGCCCTCACCCGCGAGACCATCGCCACCGTCCACGAGGCCGTCCAGGCCATGAGCGACCTGCGCGTGGCCATGGACCGCATCAGCGCCACCAGTGATCAGACCTCCAAGATCATCAAGACCATCGACGAGATCGCCTTCCAGACAAACCTCCTGGCCTTGAACGCCGCCGTGGAGGCCGCCCGGGCCGGTGAGGCGGGCGCGGGGTTTGCCGTGGTGGCCGACGAGGTGCGCAACCTGGCCATGCGCGCCGCCGAGGCGGCCAAGAACACCACCGCCCTCATCGAGGAAAGCCTTTCCAACATCCGCGAGGGCTCCCAACTGGTGGGCCGCACCGATGACGCCTTTGGCCGGGTAAGCCAGTCGGCCATGAAGGTCGGCGAGCTGGTGGGCGAGATCGCCGCGGCCAGCCGCGAGCAGGCCCAGGGCATCGAGCAGATCAACATGGCCGCCTCCGAGATGGACCGCGTCACCCAGCTCAACGCCGCCAACGCCGAGGAATCGGCCGCCGCCTCCGAGGAGCTCAGCGCCCAGGCCGAACAGATGCTGGGCCACGTCAACGACCTGGCCGCCCTGGTCGGCGGAGCCAGCGGCAATGGCGCATCCAGCGCCCAATATCAACTGCCGCCGGCGGCCGCCCGTCCGGTCGCGCCGGCCCACCAGGCCCTGCCCGCCGCCCAGTCGGCCAAGGCCGTCAAGCCGGCGGCCACCCTGCGCCTGCCGGCCAGCGCGGCGCGCAGCGCCAGCCACGAGGTCGACGACGATAGCTTCTCGGAATTCTAG
- a CDS encoding acetyl-CoA hydrolase/transferase family protein, with product MAYEAEYKQKLVSAEEAAKVVNSGDAVAYGFFNGKPIAFDRALAARHEELSEVIIITAVTTPPVPEVAQKPDSFIYVDLQYSKLTRLLKLGPNSVYYCPVLYHMSPKIFRGHIGVSPRVTAARVCPMDEHGWFNLGPQNSETRVKLAVAEKTVVEVSDKLPVCLGGAEEAIHISEVDYIIDGRAEEGPFNAPEAEPSPEDKAIAGHILKHIVDGATVQLGIGGMPSAVGKLIADSDLKNLGGHTEMFVPSYVDMIESGRMNGAMKEFDRYRVAYTFAIGSQRMYDFMHNNPGLASYNVEYTNDPRRIGAMKNFISICNIVEADLFNQVNAESTGYHQISGNGGLWDFVLGSQWSEGGKSFLCMTSTRKDSKGNVISRIVPTFKPGSVVTVPRQMVDYIVTEYGAARMPGMPTWMRAEGMINIAHPDFREDLIKEAEKMGIWRQSNKRL from the coding sequence GTGGCTTACGAAGCGGAATACAAGCAAAAATTGGTCTCGGCCGAAGAGGCGGCCAAGGTCGTCAACAGCGGCGACGCCGTGGCCTATGGCTTTTTCAACGGCAAACCCATCGCCTTCGACCGGGCCCTGGCCGCCCGCCACGAAGAGCTTTCCGAGGTGATCATCATCACGGCGGTGACCACGCCGCCGGTGCCCGAGGTGGCGCAAAAGCCCGATTCGTTCATCTACGTCGATCTGCAATACAGCAAGCTCACCCGCCTGCTCAAGCTGGGGCCCAACAGCGTTTATTATTGCCCGGTGCTCTATCACATGTCGCCCAAGATCTTTCGCGGCCACATCGGCGTTTCGCCGCGGGTGACGGCGGCGCGGGTCTGCCCCATGGACGAGCACGGCTGGTTCAACCTGGGCCCGCAGAACAGCGAGACCAGGGTCAAGCTGGCGGTGGCCGAAAAAACCGTCGTGGAGGTCAGCGACAAGCTGCCGGTGTGCCTGGGCGGCGCGGAGGAGGCCATCCACATCTCCGAGGTCGACTACATCATCGACGGCCGGGCCGAGGAGGGGCCCTTCAACGCCCCCGAGGCCGAGCCCTCGCCCGAGGACAAGGCCATCGCCGGCCACATCCTCAAGCACATCGTCGACGGGGCCACGGTGCAGTTGGGCATCGGCGGCATGCCCAGCGCCGTGGGCAAGCTCATCGCCGACAGCGACCTGAAAAATCTGGGCGGCCACACCGAGATGTTCGTGCCCTCCTACGTGGACATGATCGAGTCGGGCCGCATGAACGGGGCCATGAAGGAGTTCGACCGCTACCGCGTGGCCTACACCTTCGCCATCGGCAGCCAGCGCATGTACGACTTCATGCACAACAACCCCGGCCTGGCCTCCTACAACGTCGAATACACCAACGACCCCCGGCGCATCGGCGCGATGAAGAACTTCATCTCCATCTGCAACATCGTCGAGGCCGACTTGTTCAACCAGGTCAACGCCGAGAGCACCGGCTACCACCAGATCTCGGGCAACGGCGGTCTGTGGGATTTCGTCCTGGGCTCCCAGTGGTCCGAGGGCGGCAAGAGCTTCCTGTGCATGACCAGCACGCGCAAGGACTCCAAGGGCAACGTCATCAGCCGCATCGTGCCCACCTTCAAGCCGGGCAGCGTCGTCACCGTGCCGCGCCAGATGGTCGACTACATCGTCACCGAATACGGCGCGGCGCGCATGCCCGGCATGCCCACCTGGATGCGCGCCGAAGGCATGATCAACATCGCCCACCCCGATTTCCGCGAGGACTTGATCAAAGAGGCGGAAAAGATGGGCATCTGGCGTCAGAGCAACAAGCGCCTCTAA
- a CDS encoding acetyl-CoA hydrolase/transferase family protein → MSHQAEYKRKLVSAEKAASVVHSGDYLRYGPINGRPLALDRALAARAAQLDDVSVLGCCTLPPAPAICEHPGVFAYNDMHFSKLTRQIKERNDNTHYVPMMYHYAPYVARNLGGRRFDAAMLRVCPMDKHGWFNLGPSNTDIRARLGQTDLVIVEECEKLPVCLGGSEEAIHISEVDLIVHGPADDGPMIAAQAPLKREDEIIAELVLRHISDGSVIQLGIGAIPDAVGRFIAKSDLKDLGGHTEMFVPAFVDMIESGRMTGAKKAFDRFRVPFSFAIGDQRTYDFLDRNAAVASYPVDYTNDPRRLARIDKLVSICNVLEVDLLSQVSAESSGPRQISGNGGLWDFVTGALWSEGGQSFLCLHSTYQDKQGRRRSRIVPQFAPSTVTTIPRQMVDYIVTEYGAARMHGLSVWERAEAVIGLAHPDFRDELVKQAAHLGVWRQSNKRAA, encoded by the coding sequence ATGTCGCACCAGGCGGAGTACAAGCGGAAGCTGGTTTCGGCCGAAAAGGCCGCGAGCGTTGTCCATTCCGGCGATTATCTGCGTTATGGGCCGATCAACGGCCGGCCCCTGGCCCTGGACCGGGCCCTGGCCGCCCGGGCCGCCCAGCTCGATGATGTGTCGGTGCTGGGTTGCTGCACCCTGCCGCCGGCCCCGGCCATCTGTGAACACCCCGGCGTGTTCGCCTACAACGACATGCATTTCAGCAAGTTGACCCGGCAGATCAAAGAGCGAAACGACAACACCCACTACGTGCCGATGATGTACCACTACGCGCCCTACGTGGCGCGCAACCTCGGCGGCCGGCGCTTCGACGCGGCGATGCTGCGCGTCTGCCCCATGGACAAGCACGGCTGGTTCAACCTGGGGCCCTCCAACACCGACATCCGCGCCCGCCTGGGCCAGACCGACCTGGTCATCGTCGAGGAGTGCGAAAAGCTGCCCGTGTGCCTGGGCGGCTCGGAGGAGGCCATCCATATCTCCGAGGTGGACCTGATCGTCCACGGCCCGGCCGACGACGGCCCGATGATCGCGGCCCAGGCCCCGCTCAAGCGCGAGGACGAGATCATCGCCGAGCTGGTTTTGCGCCACATCAGCGATGGCTCGGTGATCCAACTGGGCATCGGGGCCATCCCCGACGCGGTGGGCCGGTTCATCGCCAAGAGCGATCTCAAGGACTTGGGCGGCCACACCGAGATGTTCGTGCCGGCCTTTGTCGACATGATCGAATCGGGCCGCATGACCGGGGCCAAGAAGGCCTTTGACCGCTTCCGCGTGCCGTTTTCCTTTGCCATCGGCGATCAGCGCACCTACGACTTTCTCGACCGCAACGCGGCGGTGGCCTCTTATCCAGTCGATTACACCAACGATCCGCGCCGCCTGGCCCGCATCGACAAGCTCGTCTCCATCTGCAACGTGCTGGAGGTCGACCTGCTCAGCCAGGTCAGCGCCGAAAGCTCCGGCCCGCGCCAGATCTCGGGCAATGGCGGGCTGTGGGATTTCGTCACCGGCGCGCTGTGGTCCGAGGGCGGCCAGAGCTTCCTGTGTCTGCACAGCACCTACCAGGACAAGCAGGGCCGGCGACGCAGCCGCATCGTGCCCCAGTTCGCGCCCAGCACGGTGACGACGATCCCCCGCCAGATGGTCGACTACATCGTCACCGAATACGGCGCGGCGCGCATGCACGGCCTGTCGGTGTGGGAGCGGGCCGAGGCGGTGATCGGCCTGGCCCACCCGGATTTCCGCGACGAGCTGGTCAAGCAGGCCGCGCACCTGGGCGTCTGGCGCCAGAGCAACAAGCGCGCCGCCTGA
- a CDS encoding Mor transcription activator family protein, whose product MNTQNSPTRDLVPRWMREVSQEQLPEVYQEMAEVIGVEPTMRLAQVFSGNSVYFPKLDRSLLELRNQAIRRDFNGANIKELARRWGLSARHVRHIVNPPRHA is encoded by the coding sequence ATGAACACGCAAAACAGCCCGACGAGAGACCTGGTGCCCCGCTGGATGCGCGAGGTCAGCCAGGAACAACTGCCGGAAGTGTATCAGGAAATGGCCGAGGTCATCGGCGTGGAGCCCACCATGCGCCTGGCCCAGGTCTTTTCGGGCAACAGCGTCTACTTTCCCAAGCTGGACCGCTCGTTGCTGGAGCTGCGCAACCAGGCCATCCGCCGCGACTTCAACGGGGCCAACATCAAGGAATTGGCCCGCCGCTGGGGCCTGAGCGCCCGCCACGTGCGCCACATCGTCAACCCGCCGCGCCACGCCTGA
- a CDS encoding catalase/peroxidase HPI has translation MARRQAQSPADRANARRMYLAGADVTQIAAALEASPAQVEAWKATGAWSARRQHRLADPRGAAQALRELLGQRVEELLAHDALDAAAADELAKIGAVVAKLEGCGYDLKAAAVEVAERLADFAAGRESDVARLAWLADLLDAFFLDLAQGA, from the coding sequence ATGGCCAGACGCCAAGCCCAAAGCCCCGCCGACCGCGCCAACGCCCGGCGCATGTATCTGGCCGGGGCCGACGTGACCCAGATCGCCGCCGCCCTGGAGGCCAGCCCGGCCCAGGTCGAGGCCTGGAAGGCCACCGGCGCCTGGAGCGCCCGCCGTCAACACCGCCTGGCCGACCCCAGGGGCGCGGCCCAGGCCCTGCGCGAGTTGCTGGGCCAACGCGTCGAGGAGTTGCTGGCCCACGACGCCCTCGACGCCGCCGCCGCCGACGAACTGGCCAAGATCGGCGCGGTGGTGGCCAAACTGGAAGGCTGCGGCTACGACCTCAAGGCCGCCGCCGTGGAGGTGGCCGAGCGCCTGGCCGATTTCGCCGCCGGCCGCGAAAGCGACGTCGCGCGCCTGGCCTGGCTGGCCGATCTGCTCGACGCCTTTTTCCTCGACCTGGCCCAGGGGGCCTGA
- the terL gene encoding phage terminase large subunit: MAGRISSSGFRARAAEVVGRLRFEVGAFGPEAPAKAERLARAKADPFYFCQNYLPHYFSQPFAAFHHELIELIAPRHAAAVTPVAVAAPRGFAKTTVVSFGYVLHQALFGLRRFVVLGSDTADLAGDLCNYIRLEMTHNPRLQQDFGALASVRGAADDFVTGADTRILARGSGQRLRGLKHGRHRPDLVILDDLENDKNVQNPRLVRESLAWVLEAVYPAIDPGGSLLIIGTILAQRSALATMIHSSRAPWRDFTRRLYRAIQADGTSLWPQRHPLEDLLRQKQLMGSRAFNKEKQNEPRDDEGMFQERWIRPYAQAELAGKRLAVAAFLDPSLATGETGDYKALITVGLDQAQQVFYVLDAFIRRCSLDQLLRAAIARHRRHGFLLFGVEDNFFQRLLLDELARAARQEGVSLPLRGVTHRLAKQTRLAGLSPLVERGALRFVPEHSDQALLIEQLLHFPSPGVHDDGPDALEGAVGLLRSTGPNVW; the protein is encoded by the coding sequence GTGGCCGGGCGCATCAGCAGCTCCGGCTTTCGGGCCAGGGCCGCCGAGGTCGTGGGCCGGCTGCGCTTCGAGGTGGGGGCCTTTGGCCCCGAGGCCCCGGCCAAAGCGGAGCGCCTGGCCCGGGCCAAGGCTGATCCTTTCTACTTTTGCCAAAACTATCTGCCCCACTACTTCAGCCAGCCCTTCGCCGCCTTTCACCACGAGCTGATCGAGCTGATCGCCCCGCGCCACGCCGCCGCCGTCACCCCCGTGGCCGTGGCCGCGCCGCGCGGCTTTGCCAAGACCACCGTCGTCAGCTTCGGCTACGTGCTGCACCAGGCGCTGTTTGGCCTGCGGCGCTTCGTGGTGCTGGGCTCCGACACCGCCGACCTGGCCGGCGACCTGTGCAATTACATCCGCCTGGAGATGACCCACAACCCCCGCCTGCAACAGGACTTCGGCGCCCTGGCCAGCGTCCGCGGCGCGGCCGACGATTTCGTCACCGGGGCCGACACGCGCATCCTGGCCCGGGGCTCGGGCCAGCGCCTGCGCGGCCTCAAGCACGGCCGCCATCGCCCCGATCTGGTCATCCTCGACGACCTGGAAAACGACAAGAACGTCCAGAACCCGCGCCTGGTCCGCGAGAGCCTGGCCTGGGTTTTGGAGGCCGTCTATCCGGCCATCGACCCCGGCGGCAGCTTGTTGATCATCGGCACCATTTTGGCCCAGCGCTCGGCCCTGGCCACGATGATCCATTCGTCGCGCGCGCCCTGGCGCGACTTCACCCGGCGGCTCTACCGGGCCATCCAGGCCGACGGAACCAGCCTCTGGCCCCAGCGTCACCCGCTGGAAGACCTGCTGCGCCAAAAACAATTGATGGGCTCGCGGGCCTTTAACAAGGAAAAACAAAACGAACCCCGCGACGACGAGGGCATGTTTCAGGAGCGCTGGATCCGGCCCTACGCCCAGGCCGAACTGGCCGGCAAACGCCTGGCCGTGGCCGCCTTCCTCGACCCCTCGCTGGCCACCGGCGAGACCGGCGACTACAAGGCCCTGATCACCGTGGGCCTGGATCAGGCCCAGCAGGTCTTTTACGTGCTCGACGCCTTTATCCGCCGGTGCAGCCTGGACCAGTTGCTGCGCGCGGCCATCGCCCGCCACCGCCGCCACGGCTTTTTGCTCTTTGGCGTGGAGGACAACTTTTTTCAGCGCCTGCTGCTGGATGAACTGGCCCGGGCCGCCCGCCAAGAGGGCGTCAGCCTACCCTTGCGCGGGGTGACCCACCGCCTGGCCAAACAGACCCGCCTGGCCGGTCTGAGCCCGCTGGTCGAACGCGGGGCGCTGCGCTTTGTGCCCGAGCACTCCGATCAAGCGCTGTTGATCGAACAGCTTTTGCATTTCCCTTCCCCCGGCGTCCACGACGACGGCCCCGACGCCCTGGAAGGGGCGGTGGGCCTGTTGCGGAGCACGGGCCCCAATGTTTGGTGA
- a CDS encoding phage portal protein, whose protein sequence is MKRLLAKLRPTKRRALDLPARPVGPPPFLGGRGLGGRARQLAAYQGWVYAAVSLIAGRVSGVRLRLYASAAGGRIELEEHPLLELLARPNPIMTGRQFRFTVMSHLDLTGMAFVLIARDRLGRPGQLWPLCPADLLEITTGGDTSQAIAGFVFSGPGGKRQTHRPEDILYFRHPSPTSLIYGASPIEAMAHAYDIDTAVRIYQRNFFHNSARPEVVLQTDQRLTEDEARRILTRWNQKHQGLEHAFEPAILDAGLSARPLTYSAKDMDFVALAGWTQDNILAAYGVPAGKLGLVKDVNRANAQGIDITFNSECIQPRLAQVEDVLNAFLCPQFGPGLTLAHDNPVPSDRAQNHLEAMQMLDRGALTINEFRASLGRPAVAWGDQPGGAAQGQSAEALKKAAARAWLGWAGQRLRAAWPGLESRFHGWSAGRVAEELQRRPQLLEAAVPPGDDAAGARLKAVLAGCLAEGKTLEQTLELIAIVTEGTSK, encoded by the coding sequence ATGAAACGTCTGTTAGCCAAATTGAGGCCGACCAAACGCCGCGCCCTGGATCTGCCGGCCAGGCCCGTGGGCCCGCCGCCGTTTTTGGGCGGGCGGGGCCTGGGCGGCCGGGCCAGGCAGTTGGCCGCCTATCAGGGCTGGGTCTACGCGGCGGTGTCGCTGATCGCCGGGCGGGTCAGTGGGGTGCGGCTGCGCCTCTACGCCAGCGCCGCCGGCGGGCGGATCGAGCTGGAAGAACATCCCCTGCTGGAGCTTTTGGCCCGGCCCAACCCGATCATGACCGGCCGCCAGTTTCGCTTCACGGTCATGAGCCATCTGGATCTGACGGGCATGGCCTTCGTGCTGATCGCCCGCGATCGCCTGGGCCGGCCCGGCCAGCTCTGGCCGCTGTGCCCGGCCGATCTGCTGGAGATCACCACCGGCGGCGACACCAGCCAGGCCATCGCCGGTTTTGTCTTCAGCGGGCCGGGCGGCAAGCGCCAGACCCATCGCCCCGAGGACATTCTCTATTTTCGCCATCCCAGCCCCACCAGCCTGATCTATGGGGCCAGCCCCATCGAGGCCATGGCCCACGCCTACGACATCGACACGGCCGTGCGCATCTATCAACGCAATTTCTTTCACAATTCGGCGCGGCCCGAGGTCGTGTTGCAGACCGATCAGCGCCTGACCGAGGATGAGGCCCGGCGCATCCTCACCCGCTGGAACCAAAAGCACCAGGGCCTGGAACACGCCTTCGAGCCGGCCATCCTCGACGCCGGCCTCAGCGCCCGGCCCCTGACCTACTCGGCCAAGGACATGGATTTCGTGGCCCTGGCCGGCTGGACCCAGGACAACATCCTGGCCGCCTATGGCGTGCCGGCCGGCAAGCTGGGCCTGGTCAAGGACGTCAACCGCGCCAACGCCCAAGGCATCGACATCACGTTTAATTCCGAATGCATCCAGCCCCGGCTGGCCCAGGTCGAAGACGTGCTCAACGCCTTTTTGTGCCCCCAGTTCGGCCCCGGCCTGACCTTGGCCCACGACAACCCCGTGCCCAGCGACCGCGCGCAGAACCACCTGGAAGCCATGCAGATGCTCGATCGCGGGGCCCTGACCATCAACGAGTTCCGCGCCAGCCTGGGTCGGCCTGCCGTGGCCTGGGGCGATCAGCCCGGCGGCGCGGCCCAGGGCCAAAGCGCCGAGGCGCTCAAGAAGGCCGCCGCGCGGGCCTGGCTGGGCTGGGCCGGACAGAGGCTGCGCGCCGCCTGGCCGGGCCTGGAAAGCCGCTTTCACGGCTGGTCGGCCGGGCGGGTGGCCGAGGAACTGCAACGCCGGCCCCAACTGCTGGAGGCCGCCGTCCCGCCCGGCGACGACGCGGCCGGCGCGCGGTTGAAGGCCGTTCTGGCCGGCTGCCTGGCCGAGGGCAAAACATTGGAGCAAACGCTCGAACTAATCGCCATCGTCACGGAAGGAACGAGCAAATGA
- a CDS encoding HK97 family phage prohead protease — MKLVHKTLDCQLGQLDDQARTFWAVASTDQVDRQGDSIDAAGWDFANFLNNPVIAWAHDYNQPPVAKALELRVENGRLLFLAQFPTAEEYPFADTVWRLYKGGYMRAFSVGFAPLQSRVESRVIEGRAVAGNHYLKQELYEISCVTLPANPEALATLGGLVRQPLPTPRGAARKAPVGGLIDRLVTASLARRLDN; from the coding sequence ATGAAACTGGTGCACAAGACCCTGGACTGCCAACTGGGCCAACTCGACGATCAGGCGCGGACCTTCTGGGCCGTGGCCTCCACCGATCAGGTCGACCGCCAAGGCGACTCCATCGACGCCGCCGGCTGGGACTTCGCCAACTTCCTGAACAACCCCGTCATTGCCTGGGCCCACGACTACAATCAGCCGCCCGTGGCCAAGGCCTTGGAATTGCGCGTGGAAAACGGCCGGCTGCTCTTTTTGGCCCAGTTCCCCACCGCCGAGGAATACCCCTTCGCCGACACTGTCTGGCGGCTCTACAAGGGCGGCTACATGCGCGCCTTTTCGGTGGGCTTCGCGCCCTTGCAGAGCCGCGTGGAGTCGCGCGTCATCGAGGGTCGCGCCGTCGCCGGCAACCATTACTTAAAGCAAGAGCTTTATGAGATCTCCTGCGTAACCCTGCCCGCCAACCCCGAGGCCCTGGCGACCCTGGGCGGCCTCGTTCGCCAACCCTTGCCCACGCCGCGCGGCGCGGCCCGCAAAGCCCCGGTCGGCGGGCTCATCGACCGGCTGGTTACGGCCAGCCTGGCCCGCCGACTGGATAACTAA